One genomic window of Caenorhabditis elegans chromosome I includes the following:
- the Y106G6H.8 gene encoding Transmembrane protein 256 homolog (Confirmed by transcript evidence) has translation MSHIISDVVNTVSDFFPVKRFAALFPAVATSPTIESVISPPSVDMSPIIRLAGLSGAVAISLGAYGSHVLRDNPSIDERRRTAFDTASRYHLIHSLALLASPAARFPLVTAGLFTAGITLFCGPCYHYSISGVETTRKYTPIGGVTLIIAWLSFIL, from the exons ATGTCTCATATCATCTCTGACGTTGTTAACACCGTCTCCGATTTTTTCCCCGTGAAGCG atttgccgCACTCTTTCCAGCTGTTGCCACGTCACCGACAATCGAATCAGTAATCTCCCCACCAAGTGTCGATATGTCTCCAATTATTCGTCTGGCTGGCCTCTCGGGAGCTGTTGCCATTTCTCTTGGAGCCTACGGATCTCATG ttcTCCGTGACAATCCATCAATCGATGAACGTCGGCGAACCGCTTTCGACACGGCTTCTCGTTATCACTTGATCCACTCCCTGGCTCTTCTTGCGTCTCCAGCTGCTCGATTCCCACTTGTAACTGCTGGCCTTTTCACTGCTGGAATCACTCTATTCTGTGGTCCTTGCTATCATTATAGCATTTCTGGAGTCGAGACAACCAGGAAATACACTCCAATTGGTGGAGTTACCCTCATTATCGCTTGGCTCTCATTCATTCTATAA
- the sec-8 gene encoding Exocyst complex component 4 (Confirmed by transcript evidence), with the protein MNENGATPVAAARRHRPLPAERATSNSNETGLLINVIRSLTSSVSEDQREVEKSRLEKGYKESGALIDRLVKNHQQDVEKCLVSFRDVSSKISNCRERIHNVRNALHTVKSLLELRRDDLKKLWHENAQQKSVCEIMAKLEELREAPSKIENLISKEQYQQAADTVTESRELINGRLSRVEGLSHLSAEIERFTKILIDKINDTLVNMLVVEPFEKHLLHIVRTIPEHRINQNAYCHSLSTKSRSGSGSVSSFSDVSAKSRIVSSVEALSTLFRTVEERHWDVDRLMMLGKNMIDKMIVNTVQVMKIGANIDESNEGDTTHLKQLMQLLSAQFDSASQQHAEFGVLVEKQLGRKDVVTSFWRSAQSAIEVVVSEHLDINPLLEKQNVLGTASRKQLFRFENTACATPNANSSSHRTKAVICKPSAYNIKVIFPILSRLMETTEKNINDSPCELRRFMHSFVMEVFVERVKGELASRIEGALRGGEAVRVSTNKKILPSCEKVLNLCKEVQDLIVSIDLYADRFAALWLLVLTDYFKNMTDVYDRMTPKNPDPSLPNSEALPTRRQKISAAWTADDDISRLLMSLPNWHAASISPMTPAVESELDVGERNKRESEILIGNLGTQAQNSLSESDLITDMNDIKMFASLHESLRWFSDEIRELVHSLPANVKMMLDTCMVQVRLKDGQMIDNNSVPSAIEDCVRRLESIADSCLLLLHIEIRVHCFFHLAPLAKYRNTSSHNEVDPEVVALGKDLHQFHDNLKDVLSPAKLSYVFDGLGHLCASLFIHYSQFMPRLTEAAKKRVCRNVWGVQQRLSRITNRRESDLDRARAFFDLLLDNTPDGILAIVPEKRSQFTATELNYLLALSVRSDKTLASQPGALEKRQMVLNSILNQKK; encoded by the exons ATGAACGAAAACGGGGCTACTCCGGTGGCGGCCGCTAGAAGGCATCGACCATTGCCTGCAGAGAGAGCAACATCGAAC tCAAACGAAACGGGTCTTTTAATAAATGTAATCCGATCACTAACATCGTCAGTTTCGGAAGATCAACGAGAAGTAGAGAAATCGAGATTAGAAAAAGGATATAAAGAATCTGGAGCACTAATCGATCGTTTAGTTAAAa ATCATCAACAAGACgtcgaaaaatgtttagtttcATTTCGAgatgtttcttcaaaaatatcaa attgtcgAGAACGTATTCACAATGTTCGGAATGCCCTACACACAGTCAAAAGCTTATTGGAATTACGGAGGGATGACCTGAAAAAGCTGTGGCACGAGAATGCACAGCAAAAATCAGTTTGCGAGATTATGGCAAAAtt agaagaaCTTCGAGAAGCTCcatcaaaaatcgagaatctAATCTCAAAAGAACAATACCAACAGGCAGCTGATACTGTTACAGAGTcta gagAGCTGATAAATGGACGATTATCACGAGTGGAAGGGCTTTCTCATTTATCCGCAGAAATTGAACGATTTACTAAAATTCTCATCGATAAGATCAATGATACACTTGTAAACATGTTAGTTGTGGAGCCTTTTGAGAAACAC cttctgcACATAGTTCGAACAATACCTGAACATCGAATAAATCAAAATGCATACTGTCACTCGCTTTCAACGAAATCTCGAAGTGGCTCCGGCTCCGTATCTTCTTTCAGTGACGTGTCAGCCAAATCTCGAATAGTTTCGTCTGTTGAAGCATTATCTACGTTGTTCCGAACTGTTGAAGAAAGACATTGGGATGTTGATAGGCTAATGATGcttggaaaaaatatgattgaTAAAATG atcGTGAACACAGTACAAGTGATGAAGATCGGAGCGAATATTGATGAAAGTAATGAAGGAGATACTACACATTTGAAGCAACTTATGCAATTG TTATCGGCTCAATTCGACTCTGCCAGTCAGCAACATGCGGAATTTGGAGTTCTCGTTGAAAAACAACTCGGAAGAAAAGATGTTGTCACCTCGTTTTGGAGATCCGCTCAGTCTGCAATTGAG GTTGTTGTATCAGAACATCTTGACATTAACCCTCtacttgaaaaacaaaatgtacTGGGAACTGCAAGCAGAAAACAATTATTCCGCTTTGAAAATACTGCCTGTGCGACTCCAAATGCCAACTCTTCCAGTCATCGG ACAAAAGCTGTAATTTGCAAGCCATCTGCTTACAATATTAAAGTAATCTTCCCAATTCTGAGTCGACTTATGGAAACAACTGAAAAGAATATAAATGATTCACCGTGTGAATTACGAAGATTTATGCATTCATTTGTGATGGAAGTATTTGTTGAACGAGTTAAAGGAGAACTTGCTTCTCGTATTGAAGGAGCATTGAGAGGAGGAGAAGCTGTCAGAGTTTCTACTAATAAA aagatTCTTCCTTCTTGTGAAAAAGTACTCAATTTGTGTAAAGAAGTTCAAGATTTAATTGTTTCTATCGATCTCTATGCTGATCGATTTGCAGCACTTTGGCTTCTCGTTTTAACGGATTATTTCAAGAATATGACTGATGTTTACGATAGA ATGACTCCAAAGAATCCAGATCCTTCTCTTCCAAATTCAGAAGCTCTTCCAACTCGACGACAGAAAATATCAGCAGCATGGACTGCAGATGATGATATATCGCGTCTCTTGATGAGTCTTCCGAACTGGCATGCTGCTTCAATTTCTCCAATGACACCAGCAGTTGAAAGTGAATTGGACGTCGGTGAACGGAATAAAAGAGAATCAGAAATACTTATTGGAAATCTTGGAACTCAAGCACAGAATAGTCTAAGTGAAAGTGATTTGATTACGGATATGAATGAtatcaaaatgtttgcaaGTCTTCATGAATCACTACGATGGTTTAGTGATGAG attcgaGAGCTTGTTCATTCACTTCCAGCCAATGTCAAGATGATGTTAGACACGTGTATGGTACAAGTAAGACTAAAAGATGGACAAATGATTGATAAT AACTCTGTTCCCTCAGCCATTGAAGATTGTGTTCGCCGCCTCGAATCAATTGCTGATTCTTGTCTTCTCCTGCTTCACATCGAAATTCGTGTTCATTGTTTCTTCCATTTGGCTCCACTTGCAAAGTATCGCAATACATCATCTCATAATGAAGTTGATCCAGAAGTAGTAGCACTTGGAAAGGATCTTCATCAATTCCATGACAATTTGAAAGATGTTTTATCGCCTGCGAAGCTTTCTTATGTATTCGATGGACTTGGACATCTTTGTGCATCATTATTTATTCATTACAG tcaattcaTGCCACGACTCACTGAAGCTGCAAAGAAAAGAGTTTGCCGTAATGTGTGGGGAGTCCAGCAGCGCCTGTCAAGGATCACAAATCGTCGAGAATCTGATCTCGATAGAGCCCgtgcatttttcgatttattatTGGACAATACTCCTGAtggaattttggcaattgttcCAGAAAAgag ATCCCAATTCACGGCAACCGAACTCAACTACCTACTCGCTTTATCAGTTCGCAGTGATAAGACGCTTGCAAGTCAGCCAGGAGCACTCGAAAAGCGACAAATGGTTCTAAATTCTATCCTCAATCAGAAGAAATAG
- the Y106G6H.9 gene encoding F-box domain-containing protein (Partially confirmed by transcript evidence) — MPIHPNIKYSKFPLLQLPSKTIQNVLSILSPFELIDVSKSSTRVKRIVKEFTRTQRKGCYTLSVVANIVASVFIEKKDGRLYEQKYDPRTYYSPHDMTIYGDTEIKIRSIYSNDPVNEWIICAEYYMDILNCQINFFRLNLDTFQEHNQTIKHMMDMLLETPFQKSI; from the exons ATGCCAATTCACCCAAATATTAAATATTCCAAGTTTCCTCTACTTCAACTTCCTTCCAAGactattcaaaatgttttgagtaTTTTGAGTCCATTtgaatt aatagatGTTTCAAAATCAAGTACGAGAGTGAAGAGAATAGTCAAAGAGTTTACAAGGACTCAACGCAAAGGATGTTACACACTTAGTGTAGTTGCTAATATCGTCGCttctgtttttattgaaaaaaaagatggtAGACTATATGAACAAAAATATGACCCTAGAACATACTACTCACCACATGACATGACGATCTATGGTGATACCGAAATCAAGATTAGGAGTATCTATTCAAACGATCCAGTGAATGAATGGATTATTTGTGCTGAGTATTATATGGATATTCTAAACTgccaaatcaattttttccggttAAATTTAGATACATTTCAAGAGCATAATCAAACAATCAAACATATGATGGACATGTTACTGGAAACGCCATTTCAAAAGagcatttaa